TTTTTATGAGAAAGAAAATATGACTGTAGATGTAGACGGTCAGTCGGTGGATGCCTTTGTGTATGTGATGACCGAGGGACATCGGCTGGGAATGCCCTCCCATCGGTATGTGGATACCATAGCCGAGGGGTATGAAACCGCTGGCTTTGACCCCTCCGTATTAGAAAATGCCATCTCGGAAACTGCACAGCGTATGGCGGAAGAACCGGAACAGGAGCAACAAAACTTGTTTGGCTTTGGCAAAATGAAATGGTGGTGAGCTTATGGAAAAAGACTTTGAAAAATCATTAAATTCTCATCTGCAGAAAGCGATTGATGACTATGTACAGGGAGAAAAAGACAATGTTTCTTACTTGGATTGCTTGTGGGGAGAGGTATATGGCTCAATCAATTCAGATTTGTGGAATGGCTGTCTTACGGCAGAACAGGCAGATTATCTGAGGAAGAAATATCTGTATGCTGAAGAACAAGAGCCTGAGATGGATATGAAATTATAGGTGGAGGTGATTATTTTTGGCAGAACCAGTATCAACGACACTGCTTGTCGCAAAGGCGGCGGCCACTGCTCTGAGCGATGAACGGCTTCGCAAAGGCATTGCTTGGACAATCGGTCTTATCCTGTCCCCTGTGATTTTAATTGTTGTTTTAATCTGTGGACTGCTCTCAGGAACAGCAGATCACAATAACACAGCCGTTGGTTTGTGCTTCGAGGGCGGTGTGATTTCGGGTAATGTCCCCGAGAACTATCGGGGATACATTGAGGATATGCGTGGCAGCTTTACCCTCTTAGATGGCACGATTGCTCAAGTAAATAGTGAAATGGAAGATGGAGATAGCCTCGACTCGGTAAGAGTTAAGGCTATTTTTTATGCTCTGTTTTTCGGCGCTGATAGTCCATCAAGGGTGGATCATCGGCGGTTTGTAGACTGCTTTGTCACCTATGAGGAACGCACCCGAATCGTCACCACCACCGATGCAGATGGCAATGAAACCACCGAGGAAGAAACCTATATCGTGGCAGTTCCCATCAAGGAACTGCCTGTGGTATATGCGAATATTTCAAAGACCATGGGCATTGCCGTTACCCATGAAAACCAAATCAATGCTACGGAGATTTATTACCGAGTGCTTTATGGCAAGCCTGCACCCACCTATGGCTCAGAATTTGATGAGTGGTCAGACGGTCTTCATCTGACGGACGCACCGTTTATTGGGGCGGACGGTTTCTGCTCACCGTTAGGTGAGCATTGGCGCAGCATGGTCACCTCGGAGTTCGGCTACCGCAAAGACCCCTTCACAGGGCAGACCAAAGGTCATAGTGGACTGGATATGGGCGCACCCAAAGGCACACCAATTCGCTCTGCTTTGGACGGAACCGTCTATGTGGTTCGCTACTCAAACAGCGGATACGGATACCATGTCATGGTGGATCATGGCGGTGGGTTTGTCACTTTGTATGCCCACTGCTCTAAAATTTTGGTGTATGAGGGGCAACAGGTTAAGGCAGGCGATACCATTGCAGAGGTAGGAACCACAGGCAGAAGTACGGGAAATCATCTGCATTTTGAAATTAGAATTAACGGTGAG
Above is a window of Faecalispora anaeroviscerum DNA encoding:
- a CDS encoding gamma-glutamylcyclotransferase family protein — encoded protein: MNKEKIYIAYGSNLNLPQMAQRCPAAKVLGKSELKDYELLFRGSKTGSYATVEPCEGKNVPVLLWTVGKKDELALDIYEGYPTFYEKENMTVDVDGQSVDAFVYVMTEGHRLGMPSHRYVDTIAEGYETAGFDPSVLENAISETAQRMAEEPEQEQQNLFGFGKMKWW
- a CDS encoding M23 family metallopeptidase, translated to MAEPVSTTLLVAKAAATALSDERLRKGIAWTIGLILSPVILIVVLICGLLSGTADHNNTAVGLCFEGGVISGNVPENYRGYIEDMRGSFTLLDGTIAQVNSEMEDGDSLDSVRVKAIFYALFFGADSPSRVDHRRFVDCFVTYEERTRIVTTTDADGNETTEEETYIVAVPIKELPVVYANISKTMGIAVTHENQINATEIYYRVLYGKPAPTYGSEFDEWSDGLHLTDAPFIGADGFCSPLGEHWRSMVTSEFGYRKDPFTGQTKGHSGLDMGAPKGTPIRSALDGTVYVVRYSNSGYGYHVMVDHGGGFVTLYAHCSKILVYEGQQVKAGDTIAEVGTTGRSTGNHLHFEIRINGEKQNPRSYLP